Proteins from a genomic interval of Kiloniellales bacterium:
- the hutI gene encoding imidazolonepropionase, whose amino-acid sequence MVWDRIWTDGRLATMRGPAGYGAIENAAIACMEGRIAWVGPMAKLPDEPGRLAREVTALDGRWVTPGLIDCHTHLVYGGDRAKEFELRQQGASYEELARAGGGILSTVTATRESSPEALFLTADRRLQALIAEGVTTVEIKSGYGLTLEDELKQLEVARRLGEARPVTVRTSFLGAHALPPEFAGRPDAYIAEVVAMIPKVATSGLADAVDAFCEGIGFSRQQTAAVFDAAAAAGLPVKLHADQLSDLGGAALAAHHGALSADHLEYTSLEGVRAMAEAGTVAVLLPGAFYCLRETKQPPVQALRDFEVPMAVATDSNPGSAPVCSLLLMLNMACTLFRLTAEEALSGVTRHAARALGLSESHGTLETGKAADLAIWDIDQPAELAYRIGFNPLHQAVKGGVTTVGGAV is encoded by the coding sequence ATGGTGTGGGACCGGATCTGGACCGACGGCCGTTTGGCCACCATGCGCGGCCCCGCCGGTTACGGCGCCATCGAGAACGCGGCGATCGCCTGCATGGAGGGGCGCATCGCCTGGGTCGGCCCCATGGCCAAACTGCCGGACGAGCCGGGCCGTCTCGCCCGGGAGGTCACGGCGCTTGATGGCCGCTGGGTCACGCCGGGGCTGATCGATTGCCATACGCATCTGGTTTACGGCGGCGATCGGGCGAAGGAGTTCGAGCTCCGCCAGCAGGGGGCCAGTTACGAAGAGCTGGCGCGCGCCGGCGGCGGCATCCTCTCGACCGTGACCGCGACCCGCGAGTCCAGCCCCGAGGCGCTCTTCCTGACTGCGGACCGCCGCCTCCAAGCTTTGATCGCCGAAGGCGTCACGACGGTGGAGATCAAGTCCGGCTACGGGCTCACCCTTGAAGACGAACTGAAGCAACTCGAGGTCGCGCGCCGGCTGGGCGAAGCCAGGCCCGTGACCGTCCGCACCAGCTTCCTGGGCGCCCACGCCTTGCCGCCGGAGTTCGCCGGCCGGCCCGACGCCTACATCGCCGAAGTGGTCGCCATGATTCCGAAGGTCGCGACGTCCGGATTGGCTGATGCGGTCGACGCCTTCTGCGAAGGTATCGGTTTCAGCCGCCAGCAGACGGCCGCGGTGTTCGACGCCGCCGCGGCGGCGGGACTGCCGGTCAAGCTCCATGCGGACCAGCTCTCCGATCTCGGCGGAGCCGCCCTGGCTGCCCACCATGGGGCGCTCTCGGCGGATCATCTCGAATACACCAGCCTCGAAGGCGTGCGCGCCATGGCCGAGGCCGGGACGGTCGCCGTCCTCTTGCCCGGCGCTTTCTACTGCCTGCGGGAGACCAAGCAGCCGCCGGTCCAGGCTCTCCGAGACTTCGAGGTGCCGATGGCCGTGGCGACCGATTCCAACCCGGGAAGCGCGCCCGTCTGCTCCCTGCTCCTGATGCTGAACATGGCCTGCACGTTGTTCCGCCTGACCGCGGAAGAGGCCCTGTCCGGCGTCACCCGTCACGCCGCGCGGGCCCTCGGTTTGAGCGAATCACACGGGACGCTGGAGACGGGCAAAGCCGCCGATCTGGCGATCTGGGATATCGATCAACCCGCCGAGCTCGCGTATCGCATCGGCTTCAATCCCCTCCACCAGGCGGTCAAGGGCGGGGTCACCACGGTGGGAGGCGCTGTCTAG
- the hutG gene encoding N-formylglutamate deformylase, whose amino-acid sequence MEPYFFLPGRSPLLVSMPHIGTHVPTAVSTAMTDEARALPDTDWYLDRLYNFLNDLGASVLQANYSRYVIDLNRDPDSKPLYPEASNTELCPTTTFAQDNIYKYLLMVEDHEVSKRLIEVWRPYHQKLKAELETIKSRHGIAVLWDAHSIRSEVPRFFDGKLPDFNIGTVDGTSAARDLIVQLKLVAKQAEGFSSVVDGRFKGGYITRTYGDPENGVHAVQLELSQSTYMNEDPPYGMNMDKCAQVRPVLRQMLDTALDWALAKLRP is encoded by the coding sequence ATGGAACCATATTTCTTCCTGCCGGGCCGAAGCCCCCTCTTGGTCTCGATGCCGCACATCGGAACCCACGTGCCGACGGCCGTTTCGACAGCCATGACGGACGAGGCGCGGGCGCTGCCGGACACCGACTGGTATCTGGACCGCTTATACAACTTTCTCAATGACTTGGGCGCATCTGTGCTGCAGGCCAACTACTCGCGCTACGTGATCGACCTGAACCGCGACCCGGACAGCAAGCCGCTCTATCCCGAGGCGAGCAATACCGAGCTCTGCCCGACCACGACCTTCGCCCAGGACAACATCTACAAATACCTCTTGATGGTCGAAGACCACGAAGTCTCGAAGCGGCTGATAGAGGTCTGGCGGCCATACCATCAGAAATTGAAGGCGGAGCTCGAGACCATCAAGTCGCGCCACGGCATCGCGGTGCTGTGGGACGCCCATTCGATCCGCAGCGAGGTTCCCCGTTTCTTCGACGGCAAGCTGCCGGACTTCAACATCGGGACGGTCGACGGCACGTCGGCGGCGCGCGACCTGATCGTGCAGCTCAAGCTGGTCGCCAAGCAGGCCGAGGGCTTCAGCTCCGTCGTCGATGGCCGCTTCAAGGGCGGCTACATCACGCGGACCTACGGCGACCCGGAAAACGGCGTCCACGCCGTTCAACTCGAGCTGAGCCAGAGCACCTACATGAACGAGGATCCGCCCTACGGCATGAACATGGACAAGTGTGCCCAGGTTCGCCCGGTGCTCCGTCAGATGCTCGACACGGCGCTCGACTGGGCGCTGGCGAAACTCAGGCCCTAG
- a CDS encoding trypsin-like peptidase domain-containing protein, whose translation MTRLRAIDRVPHWAVQTCHFVLVVIALLVFLPGARAAVDDSLFRSLVTVQPVWPGHAQAGESGPPSASEPEGTAVAIAAGGYLVTALHVVERASEISIRTADGLVMPAALVARDGATDLALLKIEADLPVLPRGPEPGLGEPVCALGNPYGTGLSVSCGVVSGLNRTGMGFNAIEDFIQTDAAINPGMSGGALVDGDGRLVGVVLAIFTGQSDSDIGINFAASLPLVIRVVDDLLARGSVAWSRPGFGVIPLTREERQTISGARVRGVLPDGPAAAAGLRRGDIVTRIGQRRIRKASDVTAAIQLAKPGSSLTLAVTRDNRSLTLSLTLPLPGS comes from the coding sequence ATGACGAGACTTAGGGCGATCGACCGTGTTCCGCACTGGGCCGTCCAAACCTGCCATTTCGTACTGGTCGTGATCGCCCTGCTGGTCTTTTTGCCCGGCGCGCGCGCCGCGGTCGACGACAGTCTGTTCCGGTCGCTGGTCACCGTGCAGCCGGTTTGGCCGGGCCACGCCCAGGCCGGCGAGTCGGGGCCGCCTTCCGCCTCGGAGCCGGAGGGCACCGCCGTGGCGATCGCCGCCGGCGGCTATCTGGTCACAGCTCTGCACGTGGTGGAGCGGGCCAGCGAGATCTCGATCCGCACCGCCGACGGCCTGGTGATGCCGGCGGCGCTGGTGGCGCGGGACGGGGCCACGGATCTTGCCCTGCTGAAGATCGAGGCCGACCTTCCCGTTCTGCCGCGCGGCCCCGAGCCAGGTCTGGGGGAACCGGTCTGCGCGCTCGGCAACCCCTATGGCACCGGCCTCTCGGTGAGTTGCGGCGTCGTCTCGGGCCTCAATCGCACCGGCATGGGGTTCAACGCGATCGAGGACTTCATTCAGACCGATGCGGCGATCAACCCGGGTATGTCGGGTGGCGCGCTGGTCGATGGCGACGGCCGCCTGGTCGGCGTCGTGCTGGCAATCTTCACCGGCCAGTCGGACAGCGATATCGGGATCAACTTTGCGGCTTCCCTGCCACTTGTAATCCGGGTCGTTGACGATCTCCTCGCCCGAGGCTCGGTCGCATGGAGCCGCCCCGGCTTCGGCGTGATCCCGCTGACGCGGGAGGAACGCCAAACCATCTCCGGCGCGCGGGTGCGCGGGGTCCTGCCGGACGGTCCCGCGGCGGCGGCCGGCCTGCGGCGAGGCGATATCGTCACCCGGATCGGCCAGCGGCGAATCCGCAAGGCGAGCGACGTGACCGCGGCCATACAGTTGGCCAAGCCGGGCTCGAGCCTGACGCTGGCGGTTACCCGGGACAACCGCAGCCTGACCCTGAGCCTGACTCTTCCCTTGCCGGGGTCCTAG
- the yacG gene encoding DNA gyrase inhibitor YacG yields the protein MAEETRIIPFPKGRETKRACPHCGKPAVPDYRPFCSRRCQQVDLGHWLNGSYRIPTDEAPADGDTGRDDET from the coding sequence ATGGCTGAAGAAACCCGGATCATTCCCTTTCCCAAGGGGCGGGAAACCAAGCGCGCCTGTCCGCATTGCGGCAAGCCGGCGGTCCCGGACTACAGGCCTTTCTGCTCGCGCCGCTGCCAGCAGGTCGATCTGGGGCACTGGCTGAACGGCAGCTATCGCATTCCCACCGACGAGGCCCCCGCGGATGGCGATACCGGACGCGATGACGAGACTTAG